In Trifolium pratense cultivar HEN17-A07 linkage group LG7, ARS_RC_1.1, whole genome shotgun sequence, a genomic segment contains:
- the LOC123900024 gene encoding protein FAR1-RELATED SEQUENCE 4-like translates to MPIRAQKTRVMEDRCNSLIPLDIETNRCEEVLRHCRPKECKPVNHNLDDCDVVPTPQDWMKFNSEDEVRSYYTKYANQEGFAIMTRTSKRGADGKLFYFILACSSKGYRRIGKKNPVTNCSSGKQKCEARIIVNLCEDGAYCFKSITLNHNHELNPNQVKSRNSADTNKRLKRTLDPNDQAEKGGKKSFGSLVVKPEVNENLAFCEQGFRNYIQKEKRLIGEDGDGHALHKYFMRMQEQDSNFFYAIDFDDCFCVKNIFWADGRSRAAYKLFGDVVKFDSTYLSNQYKIPLTFLVGVNHHGQSILFGCGLLSSEDTQSFVWLFQSWLVCMSGVQPKGIITDQRKTVQSAIGIVFPSTRHSWCLSHIMKKLPQNIGGHTEYDTLSYHLQRVVYDSFTTNEFETAWKMIVEEFDLEDNEWLRELYLERHRWVPTFIRCSFWAGMSATQLGAIPRGFFDEIISVQTSLKQFVDKYDIALQAKVEKEFEADFLSYSSTLECATNSPIERQFQSAYTHAKFLEVQKEFIGKADCNVCIAHVEGSICHYNVIEDTMIGDKPKETMFQVTFDRVNCDVKCICNMFEFKGILCRHSLGILSMERVKEIPCKYILNRWMKSMKRRHAYVKTSYAAKQLQPQIQKFDLLCKQFESVAEVASEFEETSSFVKNTICDLKEKLESWASCLRNSSDMAVPISCAVEGT, encoded by the exons ATGCCCATTAGGGCACAAAAAACTAGG GTAATGGAAGACCGCTGCAATTCACTTATTCCATTGGATATTGAAACAAATAGGTGTGAAGAAGTGTTGAGACATTGTCGACCAAAGGAGTGTAAACCTGTGAACCATAATTTAGATGATTGTGATGTGGTTCCTACACCACAGGATTGGATGAAATTTAACTCAGAAGATGAGGTAAGATCATATTATACAAAATATGCAAACCAAGAAGGTTTTGCCATCATGACAAGAACCTCAAAAAGGGGAGCTGATGGTAAGCTTTTCTATTTTATACTTGCATGTTCAAGCAAAGGATATAGAAGAATCGGTAAAAAGAATCCTGTCACAAATTGTTCATCAGGGAAACAAAAGTGTGAAGCCAGGATCATTGTTAATTTATGTGAAGATGGTGCCTACTGTTTTAAATCTATTACGCTTAATCACAATCATGAATTGAATCCAAACCAAGTCAAGTCTAGAAATAGTGCTGATACTAACAAGAGGTTGAAAAGGACATTAGATCCAAATGATCAAGCTGAGAAAGGAGGGAAGAAGAGTTTTGGGTCTCTTGTGGTTAAACCTGAGGTCAATGAAAATCTGGCATTTTGTGAACAAGGCTTTAGAAATTACATTCAGAAAGAGAAACGACTTATTGGGGAAGATGGAGATGGTCATGCCCTTCATAAGTATTTTATGCGGATGCAAGAACAAGACAGCAATTTCTTTTATGCAATTGACTTTGATGATTGCTTTTGTGTGAAGAACATTTTTTGGGCCGATGGAAGGAGCAGAGCTGCATAcaaattatttggtgatgtggtgaAATTTGATTCTACATATCTTTCTAACCAATACAAAATACCTCTTACATTCTTGGTTGGAGTTAACCATCATGGACAATCTATACTTTTCGGTTGTGGGTTATTGTCCTCTGAAGACACACAATCATTTGTGTGGTTGTTTCAATCATGGCTGGTTTGCATGTCTGGTGTTCAACCGAAAGGTATCATAACAGATCAACGCAAGACTGTGCAGAGTGCAATTGGCATTGTATTCCCCTCCACTCGACATTCTTGGTGTTTATCACATATTATGAAAAAACTTCCTCAAAATATAGGTGGACACACCGAGTATGATACTTTAAGTTACCATTTACAGAGAGTTGTATATGATTCATTCACTACAAATGAATTTGAAACAGCTTGGAAGATGATTGTGGAGGAATTTGACCTAGAGGACAATGAATGGTTGAGGGAGTTGTACCTTGAAAGACACAGATGGGTTCCTACATTTATAAGATGTAGTTTTTGGGCTGGAATGTCTGCTACCCAACTTGGTGCAATTCCACGTGgtttttttgatgaaataatcAGTGTCCAAACAAGTTTGAAACAGTTTGTTGATAAATATGACATTGCTTTGCAAGCCAAAGTTGAAAAAGAGTTTGAAGCTGATTTTCTGTCATATAGTAGCACTCTTGAATGTGCTACAAACTCTCCAATTGAACGGCAATTCCAATCTGCATACACTCATGCAAAGTTTCTAGAGGTCCAGAAAGAATTTATAGGGAAAGCAGATTGTAACGTTTGTATTGCACATGTTGAAGGTTCTATTTGTCACTATAATGTCATTGAAGATACAATGATAGGTGATAAACCCAAGGAAACCATGTTTCAAGTCACATTTGACAGGGTTAACTGTGATGTAAAGTGCATATGCAACATGTTTGAATTTAAAGGTATACTTTGTAGACATTCACTTGGTATACTATCTATGGAACGAGTAAAAGAGATCCCTTGTAAATACATCTTGAATAGATGGATGAAAAGTATGAAGAGAAGGCATGCATATGTAAAGACCAGCTATGCTGCCAAGCAGCTTCAACCTCAGATTCAAAAGTTTGATTTATTATGCAAACAATTTGAGAGTGTTGCTGAGGTTGCTTCCGAATTCGAGGAAACAAGTTCTTTCGTAAAGAATACTATTTGTGACTTGAAAGAGAAGTTGGAATCGTGGGCATCTTGTTTGAGAAACTCATCTGATATGGCAGTGCCTATAAGTTGTGCAGTTGAAGGTACTTGA
- the LOC123900023 gene encoding villin-2-like: protein MSSATKVWDPAFQGAGQRLGTEIWRIENFQPVPLPKSEYGKFYMGDSYIILQTTQGKGGAYYYDLHFWIGKDTSQDEAGTAAIKAVELDAALGGRAVQHREIQGHESDNFLSYFRPCIVPLEGGVASGFRKPEEEEFETRLYVCRGKRVVRMRQVPFARSSLNHDDVFILDTQNKIYQFNGANSNIQERAMALEVVQFLKEEYHEGTCDVAIVDDGKLDTESDSGEFWVLFGGFAPIAKKVIGEDDIIPEAISAQLYSIIDGEVKSEEGELSKSLLENNKCYLLDCGAEVYIWCGRVTQVEERKAACQAAEEFLSSQNRPKSTKITRITQGHETRSFKSNFDSWSSGSAGTVAEDGRGKVSALLKQQGIGVKGMAKGTPVNEDLPHLLEAGGKMEVWRIDGSDKTSLPNEDIGKFHSGDCYIVMYTYHSGERKEDYFLCCWFGKDSIEEDQTTAIQLTNTMSNSLKGRPVQGRIYEGKESPQFVALFQPMVVLKGGLSTGYKNLITDKDLSDETYTEKSIALIRISGTSIHNNKAVQVDAVPSSLNSTECFVLQTSSTIFIWHGNQGSFEQQHQAEKVAEFLRPGVTLKHAKEGTENSAFWLALGGEKQSYTSKKVINEVVRDPHLFTLSFYKGKLHVEEIYNFSQDDLLTEDIHVLDTHAEVFLWLGQCVDPKDKQDAFEIGQKYIDMTASLEGLSPRVPLYKVTEGNEPFFFTTYFSWDWDYTRAKILGNSFQKKASIFFATGHALEDKSNGPSGGEPRQRAEALAALTSAFNSASEKTSLSQERLNELIQGGPRQRAEALAALNSAFNSSSTTKKVTPRPSAKGQGSQRAAAVAALSSVLTAENKQSPDASPRASRSPIPESSLSESGIDEAGSEIDEAESEHENVEDGNNDQSSQLTFSYDQLKTTSGNDVSGIDHKRREAYLSDEEFQTVFGMVKEDFYKLPRWKQEMLKKKLELF from the exons ATGTCTAGCGCTACAAAGGTTTGGGATCCTGCATTCCAGGGAGCGGGTCAGAGATT AGGAACTGAAATATGGAGGATTGAGAATTTTCAACCGGTTCCATTGCCCAAATCTGAATATGGGAAATTCTACATGGGAGATTCGTACATCATCTTGCAG ACAACACAGGGCAAAGGAGGTGCCTATTATTATGATTTACACTTCTGGATTGGAAAGGATACAAGTCAG GATGAGGCTGGAACAGCAGCCATTAAAGCTGTTGAACTTGATGCAGCTCTTGGAGGACGAGCTGTGCAGCACAGAGAGATTCAAGGACATGAATCtgacaattttttgtcatattttagGCCATGTATTGTACCATTAGAGGGGGGTGTTGCATCTGGATTTAGAAAACCTGAAGAGGAGGAGTTTGAAACACGTTTGTATGTTTGTAGAGGGAAAAGAGTTGTCAGAATGAGACAG GTCCCGTTTGCAAGGTCTTCATTGAACCATGATGATGTGTTCATTCTTGACACGCAAAATAAGATTTATCAATTCAATGGTGCAAATTCCAACATTCAGGAAAGAGCCATGGCTTTGGAAGTTGTACAGTTTCTAAAAGAAGAATATCATGAAGGGACATGTGATGTTGCAATTGTTG ATGATGGAAAGTTAGACACCGAGTCAGATTCAGGTGAATTTTGGGTCCTCTTTGGTGGTTTTGCTCCCATTGCAAAGAAGGTAATCGGTGAGGATGATATCATTCCAGAGGCAATTTCTGCTCAGTTATATAG TATCATTGATGGTGAAGTCAAGTCCGAGGAAGGTGAACTTTCTAAATCACTGTTGGAGAACAACAAATGCTATTTACTGGACTGTGGTGCCGAAGTATATATCTGGTGTGGGCGGGTAACACAAGTGGAAGAACGAAAAGCAGCTTGCCAAGCAGCTGAG GAGTTTCTTTCAAGccaaaataggccaaaatctaCAAAGATAACAAGGATTACTCAAGGTCATGAGACGCGTTCATTTAAGTCCAACTTTGATTCTTGGTCATCAGGATCTGCTGGTACTGTTGCCGAGGATGGAAGAGGGAAAGTTTCAG CATTGCTTAAGCAGCAAGGGATAGGTGTCAAAGGAATGGCAAAAGGTACCCCTGTAAATGAGGATCTACCACATTTGCTTGAAGCAGGTGGAAAGATGGAG GTATGGCGAATCGATGGAAGTGATAAGACCTCATTGCCGAATGAGGATATTGGTAAATTTCATAGTGGAGATTGTTACATTGTAATGTACACATACCATTCTGGTGAGAGGAAAGAAGATTACTTCTTGTGCTGCTGGTTTGGCAAAGACAGCATTGAG GAGGACCAAACAACGGCTATTCAGTTGACTAATACTATGTCCAACTCTTTGAAGGGTAGACCTGTTCAG GGTCGCATATACGAAGGTAAAGAGTCGCCACAATTTGTTGCTCTTTTCCAACCCATGGTAGTCCTTAAG GGAGGTTTGAGCACTggatacaaaaatttaataacAGATAAAGATTTATCTGATGAGACATACACAGAAAAATCTATTGCACTTATCCGAATTTCTGGAACTTCCATCCATAACAATAAGGCAGTGCAAGTTGATGCA GTGCCATCTTCATTGAATTCTACAGAATGTTTTGTCTTGCAAACTAGCTCAACAATTTTCATTTGGCATGGGAATCAGGGTTCCTTTGAACAGCAGCATCAGGCAGAAAAGGTTGCAGAATTTTTAAGG CCAGGAGTTACTTTAAAGCATGCTAAAGAAGGTACAGAGAACTCAGCTTTCTGGCTTGCACTAGGAGGAGAAAAACAAAGTTACACCAGCAAGAAAGTTATTAATGAGGTTGTTCGAGATCCACATCTTTTCACCTTATCATTTTATAAAG GAAAGTTACAT GTAGAAGAGATTTACAACTTCTCCCAAGATGATTTGTTAACAGAGGATATCCACGTACTTGACACACATGCAGAAGTGTTTCTTTGGCTTGGTCAGTGTGTTGACCCAAAAGATAAGCAAGATGCTTTTGAAATTGGCCAg AAATACATAGATATGACTGCATCTCTGGAAGGACTATCTCCACGTGTACCCTTATATAAAGTAACAGAAGGGAACGAACCTTTCTTTTTCACAACATACTTTTCATGGGATTGGGATTATACAAGAGCTAAG ATTCTTGGGAACTCATTTCAGAAAAAGGCGTCGATATTCTTTGCGACTGGCCACGCCTTGGAG GATAAATCAAATGGGCCAAGTGGAGGGGAACCTAGACAAAGGGCAGAAGCTTTGGCTGCTTTAacttctgcttttaactcagcGTCTGAGAAAACGAGTCTG TCACAGGAGAGATTGAATGAGTTAATCCAAGGAGGACCAAGACAAAGAGCGGAAGCTTTAGCTGCTTTAAACTCTGCATTTAattcttcatcaacaacaaaGAAAGTTACTCCTAGGCCATCTGCAAAAGGTCAAGGATCACAAAGAGCAGCCGCTGTAGCTGCTCTTTCATCAGTTCTTACGGCTGAGAATAAACAATCACCCGATGCCTCTCCAAGGGCCAGCCGCAGTCCTATTCCAGAGAGTAGCCTTTCTG AATCTGGTATTGATGAAGCCGGATCTGAAATTGATGAAGCCGAATCTGAACATGAAAATGTGGAGGATGGAAACAATGACCAAAGTAGTCAGTTGACATTCAGTTATGATCAGTTAAAGACTACATCGGGCAATGATGTGTCTGGAATTGATCATAAACGAAGAGAG GCCTATCTGTCAGATGAAGAATTCCAAACTGTATTTGGAATGGTAAAAGAAGACTTTTATAAATTGCCAAGATGGAAGCAAGAAATGCTGAAAAAGAAATTGGAATTGTTCTAG